One window from the genome of Leptospira johnsonii encodes:
- the ftsH gene encoding ATP-dependent zinc metalloprotease FtsH: protein MNNNNKGLRLLILFILVILGLALLVPQIQTALGKPRILPFSQFMSMVEPDVSSKPKGKLVKTTDSNFPGCDKLILEGDMIKGCYEPFEEGSAKTPVRFETRIAPIDKEFLSSLRKTNIDLEVVPSENGHGFGMLSSFLLIAVIGIFVFYFFIMRQVQSTGNKAFSFGKSKAKLTVDPKVKVSFADVAGCEEAKTELVEIIEFLKDPKKFQAMGARIPTGVLLVGPPGTGKTLLARAVAGEAGVPFFSISGSDFVEMFVGVGASRVRDLFEQGKKNSPCIIFIDEIDAVGRLRGAGWGGGHDEREQTLNQMLVEMDGFEKNEGVIVMAATNRADVLDPALLRPGRFDRQVMVDLPDLNGREQILKVHSRKVPLTSDISLNSIARGTPGFTGADLSNLINEAALLAARKNKKRVTQEELEEARDKVMMGPERRSFFISEKEKEVIAYHEAGHAILGTLLAYTEPVHKVTIIPRGRALGLTQSLPTEDKHIHTKGYWLDQIVVCMGGFIAEEYKFKMTSTGSSNDIQQATNIARRMVCDWGMSEKLGTINYGSGHESPFLGRDMGQSNKAYSEEFAAMIDKEIRNIVQTCLDKGRELVRKNSTKFENLAKALLAKETVNHDELMAIVHPAHEETKKKTERSSKKEKAGEIPSKPAYSTGIE from the coding sequence ATGAATAACAATAATAAAGGTCTTAGATTACTTATACTTTTCATTTTAGTAATCCTAGGATTAGCACTTCTAGTACCGCAGATCCAAACTGCTCTGGGCAAACCTAGGATATTACCGTTTTCCCAATTTATGAGCATGGTAGAGCCGGATGTTTCTTCCAAACCGAAAGGCAAACTGGTAAAGACTACCGATTCCAACTTTCCAGGCTGTGATAAGCTGATCCTAGAAGGGGACATGATCAAAGGTTGTTACGAACCATTCGAAGAAGGATCCGCAAAAACTCCTGTTCGTTTCGAGACCCGGATCGCTCCTATCGACAAAGAATTCCTTTCTTCTTTAAGAAAAACGAATATTGATCTCGAAGTAGTTCCTTCCGAGAACGGACACGGATTTGGAATGTTGAGTTCCTTCCTTCTGATCGCAGTGATCGGTATTTTCGTATTTTACTTTTTTATTATGCGCCAGGTCCAGTCTACCGGCAATAAGGCTTTCTCTTTCGGAAAATCCAAAGCTAAATTGACTGTGGATCCAAAGGTTAAGGTAAGTTTCGCAGACGTTGCAGGTTGCGAAGAAGCCAAAACCGAATTGGTCGAAATTATAGAATTCTTAAAAGATCCTAAAAAATTCCAAGCTATGGGCGCAAGAATCCCGACCGGAGTTCTTTTAGTGGGTCCTCCCGGAACAGGTAAAACACTTCTAGCTAGAGCGGTTGCAGGAGAAGCTGGCGTTCCATTCTTCAGTATTTCCGGTTCCGACTTCGTAGAAATGTTTGTGGGTGTAGGAGCTTCTCGTGTTCGAGATCTATTCGAACAAGGTAAGAAAAATTCTCCATGTATTATCTTTATAGATGAGATTGATGCAGTGGGAAGATTGAGAGGAGCCGGATGGGGCGGTGGTCATGACGAAAGAGAGCAGACCCTAAACCAGATGCTTGTCGAAATGGACGGATTTGAGAAAAACGAAGGTGTGATCGTAATGGCAGCTACAAACCGTGCTGACGTTTTAGATCCAGCCTTACTCAGACCGGGAAGATTCGACCGCCAGGTAATGGTGGATCTTCCGGACCTGAACGGAAGAGAGCAGATCTTAAAAGTTCACTCTAGAAAAGTTCCTTTAACCAGCGATATCTCTTTGAATTCAATCGCAAGAGGGACCCCTGGATTTACAGGTGCGGATCTTTCTAACCTGATCAATGAGGCCGCTTTACTTGCTGCACGTAAGAATAAAAAACGTGTAACCCAAGAAGAATTAGAAGAAGCCCGCGACAAAGTGATGATGGGTCCTGAGCGTAGGTCCTTCTTCATTTCCGAAAAGGAAAAAGAGGTGATTGCATATCACGAAGCGGGTCACGCGATCTTAGGAACACTTCTGGCTTATACCGAGCCGGTCCATAAGGTGACTATCATTCCGAGAGGAAGGGCATTAGGTCTTACACAATCTCTTCCTACAGAGGACAAACATATTCATACTAAAGGATACTGGTTGGATCAGATCGTAGTTTGTATGGGCGGGTTCATCGCAGAAGAATACAAATTCAAAATGACTTCTACCGGTTCCAGCAACGATATCCAACAAGCAACCAATATCGCAAGAAGAATGGTCTGCGATTGGGGAATGTCCGAAAAACTGGGCACGATCAATTACGGTAGCGGCCACGAAAGTCCTTTCTTAGGAAGAGATATGGGCCAAAGTAATAAGGCTTATAGCGAAGAATTTGCGGCCATGATCGACAAGGAGATCCGTAATATAGTGCAGACCTGTCTTGACAAAGGTCGGGAATTAGTTCGTAAGAACTCCACAAAATTCGAGAATCTTGCGAAAGCGCTGCTTGCAAAAGAAACGGTCAACCATGATGAATTGATGGCTATCGTTCATCCGGCTCACGAAGAAACTAAAAAGAAAACGGAACGTTCTAGCAAAAAGGAGAAGGCGGGAGAAATTCCGAGCAAACCCGCATATTCTACCGGCATTGAATGA
- the pth gene encoding aminoacyl-tRNA hydrolase, with product MKLIVGLGNPGDKYNNNRANIGFKILDVIANNINVEIKTKKKKSLIGRGDFEGEEVVLLKPQTFSDLSGESVLYIASFLKIQVQDILVIHEDWTLPLGKIVVDKGANGNENPGIKSVIQSLRSPNFIRIRIGIGNDEFDGSNLDGFLKEDFQPLENLSLIQIINDAEAAIRSISLGDIEDVIEKYRL from the coding sequence ATGAAGCTAATCGTCGGATTGGGTAATCCCGGAGACAAATACAATAATAACCGAGCGAATATCGGCTTCAAAATTTTGGACGTGATCGCCAATAATATCAACGTCGAGATCAAGACTAAAAAGAAAAAGTCTTTGATTGGGCGAGGCGATTTCGAAGGAGAAGAGGTTGTATTATTAAAACCTCAGACCTTCAGCGATCTATCGGGAGAGTCCGTTCTGTATATAGCTTCCTTCCTGAAAATTCAGGTGCAGGATATTCTTGTGATCCACGAAGATTGGACCTTACCCTTGGGTAAAATCGTAGTGGATAAGGGAGCTAACGGGAACGAGAATCCTGGGATCAAATCAGTGATCCAATCCTTACGTTCTCCAAATTTTATCCGAATCCGAATTGGGATAGGAAACGACGAATTCGACGGTTCTAATCTAGACGGATTTTTGAAGGAAGATTTCCAACCTTTAGAGAACTTAAGTTTGATCCAGATCATCAACGATGCAGAGGCAGCAATTCGTTCCATTAGTTTGGGCGATATAGAAGATGTGATCGAAAAATACAGATTGTAA
- a CDS encoding 50S ribosomal protein L25/general stress protein Ctc, which yields MSHKLVVTKRTETGKNVNNRLRAAGQVPINIIGGGNAASGSVNEKELEKLVHSGIRQSTLIELEVEGEGVQKVFVKEVQRFPEIDRIRHVDFYKVEPGKKIVTKIGIRTEGTAKGSKMGGQFDHLIHEIRVKTVPEDLVETLVLDVTDLDVGDFIKVSSLKVPASWEILVNGDPIVAAVLKTKALLAQERAEAKEAAGAKPAGKKGK from the coding sequence ATGAGCCACAAATTAGTTGTTACAAAAAGGACTGAAACCGGCAAGAACGTAAACAATCGTCTTCGTGCCGCAGGACAAGTTCCTATTAACATTATCGGAGGCGGAAATGCCGCGTCCGGTTCCGTAAACGAGAAAGAACTTGAAAAACTAGTTCATTCCGGGATTCGCCAATCCACTCTGATCGAGTTGGAAGTGGAGGGAGAAGGAGTCCAAAAGGTTTTCGTAAAAGAAGTACAACGTTTCCCTGAGATCGACAGGATCCGCCACGTAGACTTCTACAAAGTAGAGCCTGGTAAAAAGATCGTTACTAAGATCGGAATTCGCACCGAAGGAACAGCAAAAGGTTCTAAGATGGGTGGTCAATTCGACCATTTGATCCACGAGATCCGTGTGAAAACCGTTCCTGAGGATCTGGTCGAAACTCTAGTTCTAGATGTAACCGATCTAGATGTAGGCGATTTTATCAAAGTTAGCAGCTTAAAAGTTCCTGCAAGTTGGGAAATTTTAGTTAACGGAGATCCGATCGTAGCAGCAGTTCTGAAAACCAAAGCTTTACTTGCTCAAGAAAGAGCAGAAGCTAAGGAAGCTGCTGGGGCAAAACCTGCAGGTAAAAAAGGGAAATAA
- a CDS encoding ribose-phosphate diphosphokinase, with protein sequence MSGTNIAVFSGSSNRTIANEICQELGIEPGKINLRKFSDGEIAVKIEENVRGRDVFLIQSTSAPANDNLMELLLIMDALRRASAKSISVVIPYYGYGRQDRKAEPRVPISARVVADLIETLGPTRVIVMDLHADQIQGFFKVPVDNLHFSPVLVEYILSKKFEDLVIVSPDSGGAERARSFGKKVNATLAIIDKRRPKANVSEVMNVIGEIEGKNCILLDDMIDTAGTICKAADALLKNGAKSVYCAATHGVLSGEAIDRLNATPFTEVVLSNTIEIPESKRIAKLKTLSVAPLFAAAIQRISTNQSVSDLFI encoded by the coding sequence ATGAGCGGCACTAATATCGCAGTTTTTTCAGGATCTTCCAATCGTACGATCGCAAATGAAATTTGCCAAGAGCTTGGGATAGAGCCTGGCAAGATCAATCTTCGTAAATTTTCCGACGGAGAGATCGCGGTTAAGATAGAAGAGAATGTAAGGGGAAGGGACGTATTCCTAATCCAGTCAACTTCTGCCCCCGCAAATGATAACCTGATGGAATTACTTTTGATCATGGATGCGTTAAGACGCGCCTCTGCAAAAAGTATTTCAGTAGTTATTCCTTATTATGGTTACGGACGCCAAGATAGAAAAGCGGAGCCAAGAGTTCCGATCTCCGCAAGAGTGGTTGCAGATCTGATCGAGACCTTAGGGCCGACTAGAGTAATCGTAATGGACCTTCATGCGGATCAGATCCAAGGTTTCTTCAAAGTGCCTGTGGATAATTTACATTTCAGCCCGGTACTGGTAGAATATATACTGAGTAAAAAGTTCGAAGATCTGGTTATCGTTTCTCCCGATTCTGGTGGAGCGGAAAGAGCTAGATCCTTCGGTAAAAAAGTGAACGCAACTTTAGCGATCATAGACAAGAGAAGACCGAAGGCGAACGTTTCCGAAGTGATGAACGTAATCGGAGAGATAGAAGGTAAGAATTGTATCCTTTTGGATGATATGATCGATACTGCGGGCACGATCTGTAAAGCGGCCGACGCGCTTTTGAAAAATGGAGCTAAGTCGGTATATTGTGCGGCTACTCATGGAGTTCTTTCCGGAGAAGCTATAGATCGTTTGAATGCTACACCTTTTACAGAGGTTGTATTGTCCAATACGATCGAAATTCCAGAATCCAAGAGAATTGCTAAGTTAAAAACACTCTCTGTAGCTCCGCTATTTGCGGCTGCGATCCAGAGGATATCGACCAATCAATCGGTCAGCGATCTATTTATATAA
- a CDS encoding sugar phosphate nucleotidyltransferase: MDAKKEAVAVVLAAGKGTRMKTELPKVAVPLNGKPLLNHVIDHLKEAGIHDIVIVVGYKKEEVQALCTGIPGIRFAEQKEQLGTAHAVLCAEELVKSHKGPILVACGDVPMITGDTFGSLVSTHVQNEFSATLLSAKVDIPTGYGRIVRNSSGEVTAIVEEKDANEEQKKINEINTGTYVFSSEILFESLRKIGNSNAQGEYYLPDLVELYKKEGKKLGAVILKNSGESQGVNSPADLENLAAVLNGVVAK; encoded by the coding sequence ATGGACGCCAAAAAGGAAGCAGTCGCCGTAGTATTAGCTGCGGGAAAGGGAACCCGCATGAAGACGGAGCTCCCAAAGGTGGCTGTTCCTTTAAATGGAAAGCCCCTTTTAAACCATGTTATCGACCACCTCAAAGAGGCTGGGATCCATGACATAGTCATAGTTGTAGGCTATAAAAAAGAAGAAGTCCAAGCCCTTTGCACTGGGATTCCCGGCATTCGTTTCGCCGAGCAAAAAGAGCAGTTAGGCACAGCTCACGCAGTATTATGTGCCGAAGAATTAGTTAAATCCCATAAAGGTCCTATCCTTGTAGCTTGCGGGGATGTCCCGATGATCACCGGGGACACATTCGGTTCTCTCGTTTCCACACATGTCCAAAATGAATTCTCCGCTACACTTCTTTCCGCAAAGGTAGATATTCCTACCGGTTATGGAAGGATCGTTCGTAATTCTTCGGGAGAAGTGACCGCAATCGTTGAAGAAAAAGATGCGAATGAGGAACAGAAAAAAATAAACGAGATCAACACCGGAACTTATGTTTTCAGTTCTGAAATTCTTTTCGAATCTCTTAGAAAAATCGGAAACAGCAACGCTCAGGGAGAATATTATCTTCCTGATCTAGTAGAGTTGTATAAAAAAGAAGGAAAAAAGTTGGGCGCAGTAATTCTTAAAAACAGCGGAGAAAGCCAAGGTGTGAATTCTCCCGCAGACCTGGAAAACTTAGCGGCAGTTTTGAACGGAGTGGTTGCGAAATGA
- a CDS encoding 4-(cytidine 5'-diphospho)-2-C-methyl-D-erythritol kinase, translated as MLSPAKINLGLEIPYKRPDGFHEIRSVFLRLNWGDDIQIEPISPGSFELVSNNQIILEKRRLYDEVSEKGDLSKNILFKTFSKIRAHYRELPGVRIYLTKRIPPAAGLGGGSANAASLFSFYFGLGPEFHSDHIFKLAAEIGADVPFFLSENHCLVSGKGEILRDIQVHPGQGILALTPQILSTAEMYAGLKKPLQADPPSKRWISLDNDVEFSLKEGNWAALREKLVNDFEPLAFQKFPELGKLKESFLANGASYSSLTGSGSCIYGLVQGLEIREELFAKMQTEFPDLTFVSFNY; from the coding sequence TTGCTTTCTCCCGCAAAGATCAACCTAGGACTAGAGATCCCTTATAAAAGGCCTGACGGATTTCATGAGATCCGAAGTGTATTCTTACGTTTAAATTGGGGAGATGATATTCAGATAGAACCGATCTCTCCCGGTTCTTTCGAGTTGGTTTCCAATAATCAGATCATTTTAGAAAAAAGACGTTTGTACGACGAGGTCTCTGAGAAAGGAGACTTAAGTAAGAATATTCTTTTTAAAACTTTTTCTAAGATCCGCGCACATTACAGAGAACTTCCAGGTGTGAGGATCTACCTTACAAAAAGAATCCCTCCTGCCGCGGGACTCGGAGGCGGATCCGCAAACGCCGCTTCCCTTTTTTCTTTTTATTTCGGTTTGGGGCCTGAGTTTCATTCGGACCATATTTTCAAACTGGCGGCCGAGATTGGAGCTGACGTTCCCTTCTTCTTATCCGAAAATCATTGTTTGGTGTCCGGAAAAGGTGAGATCTTAAGGGATATACAAGTGCATCCCGGACAGGGAATTCTGGCTTTAACTCCTCAAATACTCTCGACAGCCGAAATGTACGCAGGGCTCAAAAAGCCTTTACAAGCCGACCCTCCCTCGAAAAGATGGATTTCTCTAGACAATGACGTCGAGTTTTCTTTAAAAGAAGGGAATTGGGCGGCTTTGAGAGAAAAGCTCGTAAACGACTTCGAGCCTCTTGCCTTCCAAAAGTTTCCCGAACTAGGGAAATTAAAGGAAAGTTTTTTGGCGAATGGAGCTAGTTACTCCTCCTTAACCGGATCCGGATCTTGTATCTACGGTTTGGTGCAAGGATTGGAGATACGGGAAGAGCTGTTCGCCAAAATGCAAACGGAATTTCCCGACCTTACGTTTGTAAGCTTTAATTATTAA
- a CDS encoding helix-turn-helix transcriptional regulator: protein MNPSTKKLQTKLAVIHLLQENKRMSLEDLSKYSGIDDIKDLKKELGKLYMVGSYPYTPDQFVELDYDGETIGIRMPLSLDQGLVLSVKEWATIRKLFLEEDEKETGPSRKKILKSILDKIHTILPSAGIPSENEIRKNIENAISEGKSLQIKYRAQGEAEPESRKVDPWALLSFREEYLIGYCHSRKAPRTFRLDSILQLNPTQENVAEIPDAERKNAISKLKEFVQGGEGDSNFAEIYHTSEVYFNLHSRLHLERTTTKKQIGDTTYYLSKARIRNQDWFLSVLKGFGPNVILHNPPGLKERMTAYWETISSGSSN from the coding sequence ATGAATCCAAGTACGAAAAAACTCCAAACCAAACTGGCAGTGATTCATCTTTTGCAGGAAAACAAAAGAATGAGTTTGGAGGATCTTTCCAAGTATTCCGGTATCGATGATATAAAAGATCTCAAAAAAGAACTCGGAAAATTATACATGGTGGGTTCTTATCCTTATACTCCTGACCAATTTGTGGAATTGGATTACGATGGAGAGACAATAGGCATTCGTATGCCTTTAAGCTTGGATCAAGGTTTGGTCCTAAGTGTAAAAGAATGGGCCACAATCCGAAAACTATTTTTAGAAGAGGACGAAAAAGAAACAGGCCCTTCTCGAAAAAAGATCCTGAAATCTATATTAGATAAAATTCATACAATTCTTCCTTCTGCGGGTATTCCTAGTGAAAACGAAATTAGAAAGAATATCGAGAATGCAATCTCCGAAGGCAAATCTTTGCAGATCAAATACCGTGCGCAGGGAGAGGCCGAACCGGAATCCAGAAAAGTTGATCCTTGGGCATTATTAAGTTTTAGAGAAGAATATTTGATCGGTTATTGCCATTCCAGAAAGGCACCCAGAACATTCAGATTGGATTCTATTCTTCAATTGAATCCAACCCAGGAGAATGTTGCAGAAATCCCGGACGCAGAAAGAAAGAATGCAATCTCCAAATTAAAAGAATTTGTCCAAGGGGGAGAAGGGGACTCCAATTTCGCGGAGATCTATCATACTTCCGAAGTATATTTTAATCTGCATTCTCGATTACATTTGGAAAGAACTACTACCAAAAAGCAGATCGGGGACACTACTTACTATCTTTCTAAGGCAAGGATCAGAAACCAGGATTGGTTCTTATCGGTCCTGAAAGGTTTTGGTCCGAACGTAATTCTTCATAACCCACCTGGATTAAAGGAAAGGATGACTGCATATTGGGAGACGATTTCTTCCGGTTCGTCCAATTAG
- a CDS encoding polymer-forming cytoskeletal protein — translation MMKSILKLVAVVLFLSAGLGSLQAGDLRKNGSLIGSIDSSGDVRLNGSLVGRFESSGDVRKNGSLIGRIDSNGDIRMNGSLVGSIDSSGDVRKNGSLIGRIDSNGDVRKNGSLIGSAVGIPRAQAAGFFFFFFLNE, via the coding sequence ATGATGAAATCAATTTTGAAACTCGTAGCTGTGGTCCTCTTTTTGAGCGCGGGCTTGGGCTCCTTGCAGGCAGGTGATCTGAGAAAGAACGGCTCTCTTATTGGCAGTATAGACTCCAGTGGAGATGTAAGGCTGAACGGGTCTCTCGTGGGAAGATTTGAATCCAGCGGAGATGTTCGGAAAAACGGAAGCCTGATCGGCAGAATTGACTCTAACGGAGATATTCGAATGAACGGGTCGCTAGTAGGTTCGATTGATTCCAGCGGAGATGTACGCAAGAACGGAAGCCTAATTGGGCGAATTGATAGCAATGGCGATGTACGAAAAAATGGTTCCTTGATCGGAAGTGCAGTAGGAATTCCAAGAGCCCAAGCGGCAGGATTCTTTTTCTTCTTCTTTTTGAACGAGTAA
- a CDS encoding LA_3751/LA_3752 family putative glycosyltransferase, which translates to MSFLGGKSYSKWTKLIFCFLFLLPLLYPFLLKPGEQLYSDHLGKFILGESVGRNGFLSGNLALPSKSLDPEGNYCPTECIRIGEELISPFPAALGYVYAVFLPWSGIVGVYVATAILILLSFLFLSLLWDWDPIYLGVLVLASPFLINGYFFPDVGIASFLFLGGSFLFLRSGTSSSWLVFVSSGFICASSAWFRIESIVFPLSFIFFLSIYRFSNIEERRKILGYLIGFLIGVGLLFGIQYILYGHPLGPRFSFNQPTMFLYPWKKWKIYTGLLIANPNRIGFFGYTPGFLIVLFFFVYYIFVKKNPFKRNSVMEISNRDLFVFSGLAAFIVLVISAPNDGIIDFGSRYLHLSLPAFVGMFLILIDSIGEKFRKTAKIVLFTVLFYSVYISFSYTQILAKYGRKTTKLNAIYLEQKPDLVVVQIRTYSQILGKYFFQTPSVWLMKEGHIKNFFSKNKPEQFQKILFVQTKASILESLNDSDPFLKNKYYHSISQALGPDFKRVWSENKEDVLIFSMEREK; encoded by the coding sequence ATGAGTTTCCTGGGCGGAAAGTCCTATTCTAAATGGACAAAGCTTATATTTTGTTTTTTGTTCCTTCTTCCTCTCTTATATCCGTTCTTATTGAAGCCGGGTGAACAGTTATACTCCGACCATTTGGGCAAATTTATATTGGGAGAATCCGTTGGAAGGAACGGATTCCTTTCGGGTAACTTGGCGCTGCCTTCTAAAAGCCTGGACCCGGAAGGAAATTATTGCCCCACCGAATGTATCCGTATCGGTGAAGAACTGATCAGTCCATTTCCCGCTGCATTGGGTTATGTATACGCGGTATTTCTTCCTTGGAGTGGGATAGTAGGAGTATATGTCGCGACCGCGATCTTAATACTTCTTTCTTTTCTATTCCTTTCACTTTTATGGGATTGGGATCCGATCTATTTGGGAGTTTTGGTTTTAGCTTCTCCATTTTTGATCAATGGATATTTTTTCCCGGACGTAGGGATCGCTTCCTTTTTATTTTTAGGGGGAAGTTTTCTATTTTTAAGATCCGGCACGTCTTCTTCCTGGCTCGTGTTTGTAAGTTCAGGTTTTATCTGCGCTTCTTCTGCATGGTTTAGGATAGAAAGTATCGTATTTCCATTATCCTTTATCTTCTTTTTAAGTATATATAGGTTTTCTAATATAGAGGAAAGAAGGAAAATTTTAGGTTATTTAATAGGCTTCTTAATAGGAGTTGGGCTTTTGTTTGGGATCCAGTATATTCTATACGGGCATCCATTGGGCCCAAGGTTCTCCTTCAATCAGCCTACAATGTTTCTATATCCTTGGAAAAAATGGAAAATTTATACAGGGCTATTGATCGCAAACCCGAACCGGATCGGATTTTTCGGTTATACTCCAGGGTTTTTGATCGTTCTATTCTTTTTTGTATATTATATTTTCGTTAAAAAGAACCCGTTTAAAAGGAATTCTGTAATGGAGATCTCGAATCGGGATCTGTTTGTTTTTTCTGGCCTCGCCGCATTTATAGTATTAGTGATATCTGCACCAAACGATGGGATCATAGATTTTGGTTCCAGATATCTGCATTTGAGTTTGCCAGCTTTTGTTGGGATGTTTTTGATCTTGATAGATAGTATTGGGGAGAAGTTCCGCAAGACCGCAAAAATTGTACTGTTTACGGTCCTTTTCTATTCTGTATATATCAGTTTTTCTTATACACAGATCTTGGCAAAGTATGGAAGAAAGACTACTAAACTGAATGCGATCTATTTGGAACAGAAACCTGATTTGGTTGTGGTCCAGATTAGGACGTATTCTCAGATCTTAGGTAAATATTTCTTCCAAACACCTTCTGTTTGGCTGATGAAGGAAGGCCATATTAAAAACTTCTTCTCCAAAAATAAACCGGAACAATTCCAAAAGATATTATTCGTTCAGACAAAAGCTTCTATCCTGGAAAGTTTGAACGATTCAGATCCTTTTTTGAAAAATAAATATTATCATAGTATCTCCCAAGCGTTGGGTCCTGATTTCAAAAGAGTTTGGTCTGAAAATAAGGAAGATGTTCTGATCTTTTCTATGGAAAGAGAGAAATAG